The nucleotide sequence CACCGAATTTGGTCACCCAGTGGGTGTGAGTCGCGTCGATCTGGCGGATCTCCTCGACACCTTCCATGAACTGCGGGAAGCTCTCGAACTGAGTCCACTGGTTGTACGCGGTCTTCACCGGGACTTCGACGTCCACCATTTCGGTGATCGTGCTCATGCATCCTCCTGTCGGTTGGGTGCTTTTCGAGCCGGCACTCTCCGGCTACCCGGCGCTCAGCGGGGCGAAACACGCTGTGATTGACCTGCCGGGCCGCCGGGTACCCGGCGGGCAGAACGCTCCGAGGAGGTGCCCCATGATCGAAGAGTCCCACCGGAAGCCGTCCGCGGAAAAGTCGGTCGGCGAACTGGTTTCCGATCTCAGCGACGAGGTCAAACACCTCGTCCGTGACGAGATGCGGCTGGCCGTGTTCGAGTTGCAGCGCAAAGGGAAGAAGATGGGCTTCGGCGCCGGACTGTTCGGCGCCGCGGGTGTCTTCGCCCTTTTCGGGCTGGCGACCCTGATCGCCGCGGTGGTGCTGGCACTCGCGCTGGTGATGCCCGCGTGGCTCGCGGCCGTGGTGACGGGCGCGGCGCTGCTGCTGATCGCCGGCCTTTCGGCCATCGTCGGTAAGAAGGAGGTCTCCAGCGCGACACCGCCGGTGCCGGAAGAGGCCATCGCAGGTGTCCGTGAGGACGTCGACACCGTCAAGCAAGGAGTGCGGTCATGAGCGATTTCCCCAAGAACGCCGAAGAAGCCCGCGCCGATCGCGACGTGACGCGGGAGGAACTCACCGAGACCCTCGACGCGCTGGGCAAGAAGATGGACGTCAAGGCGAGGGTCAACGACAACCTCGACGCCAAGGTCGACGAGGCGAGCGCCAAGATCTCCGAGAAGGTCTCCGAGCCCGCGGCGCAGAAGTTCCGTCAGGGCACCGAAGTCGTCCGCGCGAACCCCGTGCCGATCTTCGCCGGGCTCCTGGCGTTGCTCGTCACCATCCGGCTGATCATGCGAAAGAGGTCTTCATCGTGAACAAGGTTCTCTACAAGCCGCTCAGTATGGTCGTGAGCGCCGCGGGCGGCGTGCTCGCCGGGATCGCGTTCAGGCAGATCTGGAAACGCGTGAGCGGCGAAGAAGAAGCGCCGGACGCCACCGACCGGGACTTCACCTGGACCCAGGTGATCGTCGCGGCCGCCGCGCAGGGCGCGATCTTCGGCGCGGTGAAGGCCGCCACCGAACGGGCGGGCGCGGTCGGCTACCGCAAGGCGACCGGCGACTGGCCCACGGAGGACTGACCATGCGCGTGGTGATCGTCGGAGGCGGGTTCGCCGGCTACAACGCGGCCAAGACCCTCCTCAAGTCGGTCGGGGACGACACGGAAGTCGTCGTCCTGAACCCGACCGACTACTTCCTCTATCTCCCCCTGCTCCCCGAAGTCGCCGCCGGGATCCTCGAACCGCGGCGGATTTCGGTGTCCATCCCCGGCACGTTGCGCGGTGTGCGCCTGGTGCTCGGCACCGCCAAATCCGTCGATTTCGATGACCGCAGCGTGAGTTACACCGACCCCGAGGGCCGCGAGCGCTCCCTCGGCTACGACCGGCTCGTGCTCGCCGCGGGCAGTGTCAACAAGCTGCTGCCGATCCCCGGCGTGCCCGAGTACGCCCATGGTTTCCGCGGCCTGCCCGAAGCCCTCTACCTGCGGGACCACGTCACCCGGCAGATAGAACTCGCCGCCTCGGCACAGGATCCGGCCGAACGCGACGCGCGGTGCACCTTCGTCGTGGTCGGCGCCGGCTACACCGGCACGGAGGTCGCCGCGCAGGGGCCGGCGTTCACCGCCGCGCTCGCCGCGCGGCACCCCGAACTGAAGGATCAGAAGATCCGGTGGCTGCTGCTGGACGTGGCCGAGCGGGTCCTGCCGGAACTCGACCGGCGGCTCGGCGCCACGGCGGACGAGGTGCTGCGCGAACGCGGCGTCGAGGTGCTGATGAAGACGTCGCTCGACGACGCGGGCGACACGGGGGTCACGCTGACCTCCGGTGAATCCGTGCCGACCCACACTCTCGTGTGGTGCGTCGGGGTCCGGCCGGACCCGCTGATCGAGGACTTGGGGCTGAAGACGGCCAAGGGAAGGCTCGTCGTGACAGCGCAGCTGAACGTTCCCGGACGGCGCGACGTCTACGCGTGCGGGGACGCGGCGGCCGTTCCGGATCTGACCAGGCCCGGCGAGTACACGCCGATGACGGCCCAGCACGCCGAACGCCAGGGCAAACTCGCCGGGCGGAACGTCGCGGCGTCGCTCGGGCATGGTTCGCACGGCACTTACCGGCACCACGATCTCGGCTTCGTCGTCGACCTCGGCGCTCACCGGGCCGCGGCGAATCCCTTGCACATCCCGCTTTCCGGGTTCGCCGCCAAGGCGGTGACCCGCGGCTACCATCTGCTGGCCATGCCGGGCAACCGGCTGCGCACCGCCACCGATTGGGCGCTCGAAGCGGTGACGAAGCGGCAGACAGTCCAATTAGGACTCGTCCGTTCGGGTTCGGTGCCGCTGGACACGGATTC is from Amycolatopsis lurida and encodes:
- a CDS encoding phage holin family protein, with the translated sequence MIEESHRKPSAEKSVGELVSDLSDEVKHLVRDEMRLAVFELQRKGKKMGFGAGLFGAAGVFALFGLATLIAAVVLALALVMPAWLAAVVTGAALLLIAGLSAIVGKKEVSSATPPVPEEAIAGVREDVDTVKQGVRS
- a CDS encoding DUF3618 domain-containing protein; protein product: MSDFPKNAEEARADRDVTREELTETLDALGKKMDVKARVNDNLDAKVDEASAKISEKVSEPAAQKFRQGTEVVRANPVPIFAGLLALLVTIRLIMRKRSSS
- a CDS encoding DUF4235 domain-containing protein; translated protein: MNKVLYKPLSMVVSAAGGVLAGIAFRQIWKRVSGEEEAPDATDRDFTWTQVIVAAAAQGAIFGAVKAATERAGAVGYRKATGDWPTED
- a CDS encoding NAD(P)/FAD-dependent oxidoreductase; translation: MRVVIVGGGFAGYNAAKTLLKSVGDDTEVVVLNPTDYFLYLPLLPEVAAGILEPRRISVSIPGTLRGVRLVLGTAKSVDFDDRSVSYTDPEGRERSLGYDRLVLAAGSVNKLLPIPGVPEYAHGFRGLPEALYLRDHVTRQIELAASAQDPAERDARCTFVVVGAGYTGTEVAAQGPAFTAALAARHPELKDQKIRWLLLDVAERVLPELDRRLGATADEVLRERGVEVLMKTSLDDAGDTGVTLTSGESVPTHTLVWCVGVRPDPLIEDLGLKTAKGRLVVTAQLNVPGRRDVYACGDAAAVPDLTRPGEYTPMTAQHAERQGKLAGRNVAASLGHGSHGTYRHHDLGFVVDLGAHRAAANPLHIPLSGFAAKAVTRGYHLLAMPGNRLRTATDWALEAVTKRQTVQLGLVRSGSVPLDTDSPELPRTNC